A stretch of DNA from Microlunatus capsulatus:
CAGGGACGGAGGAGGTAAGTGGTGAACGAAGACGGTCGTGAGCGAGCGCCGAACATCTTCGACGTCGCACGGCTGGCCGGCGTCTCGCACCAGACTGTTTCGCGGGTGATCAACGACCACCCCAACGTCCGCGACTCGACGCGAGAGCGCGTGCAGAAGGCCGTCCGCCAGCTGCGTTACCGCCCCTCCACGGCAGCCCGCGCGATGGTCAGGCGGCGGTCGCGCAACCTCGGCCTGATCACCACCGGCTCTCCGGACTACGGTCCGGCCAGCACCGTCCTGGGCTTCACCGCCGCAGCGCGGGAAGCCCGCTACACCGTCAGCATCGCGCCGCTACCCGACTCCGACCCGGACTACGTACGGGCCTCCGTCGAGCTCCTGCTCAGCCAGTCGATCGAGGCAGTCGTCGTCCTAGCTACCCGGCGGAGCCTCATCAACACCCTCGCGGCGGTCGAGCTCGACCTCCCCGTAGTCGCCGTGGACCCCAGTGGGGTCCTGGCTACGACCACGGTCGCGATCGACCAGTACGCCGGAGCCCGCCGAGCCACCGGCTACTTGATCAGCCAGGGCCACCGCAGCATCGTCCACCTCGCCGGCCCCGCGGACTCGATCGACGCCGCCGAACGAACACGCGGGTGGCAAGACGCTATGACCGACTACGGGTTGGCCGCGCCAACCCCTGCCGAGGGCGACTGGTCCCCGGCCAGCGGCTACGCCTTCGGTCGTCAGCTGGGCAGCGGCGTGAGCGGTCTGCCCACCGCCGTCTTCTCCAGCAACGACCAGATGGCCCTCGGTCTGCTGCACGCCTTGCGCGACCGCGGCCTCGACGTACCCGCAGACATCAGCGTCATGGGCTTCGACGACATTCCCGAGGCCGAGCACGTCGTACCACCGCTCACGACGATGCGCCAAGACTTCGTCCAGCTCGGCCACGACATCATGGCCACGGTGCTCCACGAGCTCGAGGAGCTCGACTTCGCCCTCCCACGCTCCCTGCCGCAGCTGGTTGTGCGGGAGTCTGTCCGAGCGCTCAGCGGCGCAGTCGCCACCGAACGGCTGCCGGCTGGAGCAGTTGCGCGCATCTGACCCCACTCAGAGCGACCAGACAACCTGCCCGACTTCTTCGATGCACAGGCCCAAGAGGCCACCCCTTCCCGCTGAACTCCGGCCGCAACCTACCCGCGCGCGGATGCACCCAGGGCTGGCGC
This window harbors:
- a CDS encoding LacI family DNA-binding transcriptional regulator, which produces MVNEDGRERAPNIFDVARLAGVSHQTVSRVINDHPNVRDSTRERVQKAVRQLRYRPSTAARAMVRRRSRNLGLITTGSPDYGPASTVLGFTAAAREARYTVSIAPLPDSDPDYVRASVELLLSQSIEAVVVLATRRSLINTLAAVELDLPVVAVDPSGVLATTTVAIDQYAGARRATGYLISQGHRSIVHLAGPADSIDAAERTRGWQDAMTDYGLAAPTPAEGDWSPASGYAFGRQLGSGVSGLPTAVFSSNDQMALGLLHALRDRGLDVPADISVMGFDDIPEAEHVVPPLTTMRQDFVQLGHDIMATVLHELEELDFALPRSLPQLVVRESVRALSGAVATERLPAGAVARI